One window from the genome of Elaeis guineensis isolate ETL-2024a chromosome 5, EG11, whole genome shotgun sequence encodes:
- the LOC105045339 gene encoding chromatin-remodeling ATPase INO80 isoform X1, with protein sequence MDPRRHHKNPSNGLSYSKLFDLESLMNFQVPQPEDDFDNYGYSSLDESRSSEGQGAMLDCCNGAIITRSSGLSRRRKRRLVETEAALNSSMQKDADSNDEDDEQYESRITEDQYRAMLGEHIQKYRRVRFRDSSSGLASARMAMQCPKRNHSAKVGKFSSEPILSAKEEVALHEIERSLEHYEADFDSEYCGGSRFASSLDSAYLDIGEGITYRIPPTYDQLVTTLNLPSFSDIWVEEHFLKGTLDLRSLATMVATDRRFEARNRSWLAEPQPQYESLQARLKALSSGNLNQKFTLQVCDVGLDPFSVPEGAAGRIRRSITSESGTLQVYYVKVLEKGDTYEIIERSLPKKQIVKKDPSVIEKEELEKIGKVWVNIARRDIPKYHRLFTNFHKKQLADAKRFSETCQREVKLKVSRSLKLMRGAAIRTRKLARDMLIFWKRVDKEQAELRKKEERDAAEALKREEELREAKRQQQRLNFLLSQTELYSHFMQNKSTAQPAEILSLAQDESKAPEVAPILGDVKPEEEEDPEEAELKREALRTAQQAVSQQKKITNEFDNECLKLRQAAEAIAPADDSSIAGSSDIDLLNPSTMPVKSTVQTPELFKGTLKEYQLKGLQWLVNCYEQGLNGILADEMGLGKTIQAMAFLAHLAEEKNIWGPFLVVAPSSVLNNWADEISRFCPDLKTLPYWGGLQERMVLRKNINPKRLYRREAGFHILITSYQLLVTDEKYLRRVKWQYMVLDEAQAIKSSNSIRWKTLLSFNCRNRLLLTGTPIQNNMAELWALLHFIMPTLFDSHEQFNEWFSKGIESHAEHGGTLNEHQLNRLHAVLKPFMLRRVKKDVITEMTGKTEVTVHCNLSSRQQAFYRAIKNKISLAELFDGSRGHLNEKKMVNLMNIVIQLRKVCNHPELFERNEGSSYFYFADIPNSLLPPPFGELEDIHYAGDWNPITYKVPKLVHREIIQNAEMPSSVFGNDIQHGSFRRLFNIFSPDIIYQSTVPKYGCSNESCMSTGAFGFTRLINLSVAEASFLANCSVLERLVFSVMRWDRQFIDDLLDLSMYPEGDDLQYNHLGKETVRAVARMLLLPTKSEASLLRRRLATGPGDDPYEALVTSHQDRFISNIRLLHAVYTFIPRARAPPINARCSNRSFAYQMVEEFHHPWTKKLFVGFARTSEFNGPRKPIDPHHLIEEMSSESHGQPLLELPYSIFGSSPPMRSFDPAKMLTDSGKLQTLDILLKRLRAENHRVLLFAQMTKMLNILEDYMNYRKYKYFRLDGSSGIMDRRDMVRDFQRRNDIFVFLLSTRAGGLGINLTAADTVIFYESDWNPTLDLQAMDRAHRLGQTKEVTVYRLICKETVEEKILQRASQKNTVQQLVMTGGHVQGEILKPEDVVSLLLDDAQLEQKLREIPLQAKDRQKKKRVTKGIRVDAEGDVSLEDFTQDAEYEPENPTNKKRKSDSQKKTPPKPQNSLKTAKHADLPVEMDEPSPSGYEGQGMQQRLKRPKRPTKSVNENLEPAFNSTAGTLTTNSFQYQPSSYEFNPGDYGAGVQEEVPFHAHSPA encoded by the exons ATGGACCCGCGGCGCCACCACAAGAATCCAAGCAACGGCCTCTCCTACTCCAAACTCTTCGATCTCGAG TCTTTGATGAACTTTCAAGTTCCCCAGCCAGAagatgattttgataattacggCTATAGTAGTCTGGATGAGAGCAGAAGTAGTGAAG GTCAAGGCGCCATGCTGGACTGTTGTAATGGAGCCATCATCACTAGGTCTTCAGGCTTGAGTAGGAGGCGGAAGAGGCGTTTAGTTGAGACTGAGGCTGCTTTGAACTCTTCCATGCAGAAAGATGCTGATAGCAATGATGAGGATGATGAGCAGTATGAATCGCGAATCACTGAGGATCAGTACCGTGCAATGCTTGGTGAGCATATACAAAAGTATAGGAGAGTGAGGTTTCGGGATTCCTCATCAGGGTTGGCTTCTGCTCGGATGGCAATGCAATGTCCAAAACGCAATCATAGTGCAAAGGTGGGGAAGTTCAGTAGTGAGCCTATACTTTCTGCTAAGGAAGAGGTAGCACTGCATGAGATTGAAAGGTCACTGGAGCATTATGAAGCAGATTTTGATTCGGAATATTGTGGGGGAAGCAGGTTTGCTTCATCTCTTGATTCGGCTTATTTAGATATCGGGGAGGGTATCACATATAGGATACCTCCAACTTATGATCAGCTTGTGACTACCCTAAATCTGCCAAGTTTTTCAGACATTTGGGTAGAGGAGCATTTCCTAAAGGGTACATTGGATTTACGATCTCTGGCAACTATGGTTGCCACAGATCGAAGGTTTGAGGCTCGGAATCGAAGTTGGTTGGCTGAGCCTCAACCACAGTATGAATCACTTCAGGCCAGGTTAAAAGCACTTTCATCTGGAAATTTGAATCAGAAGTTCACTCTTCAAGTATGTGATGTTGGCCTGGATCCCTTTTCAGTTCCAGAAGGAGCAGCTGGGAGGATACGACGGTCGATTACATCTGAATCTGGTACCTTACAGGTTTATTATGTTAAAGTCTTGGAAAAGGGAGACACATATGAG ATTATTGAGCGCAGCTTGCCTAAGAAGCAAATAGTGAAGAAAGATCCTTCAGTAATTGAGAAAGAGGAGCTGGAGAAGATTGGGAAAGTCTGGGTTAATATTGCGAGACGAGACATTCCAAAGTATCATAGGTTATTTACTAATTTTCACAAGAAACAGCTTGCTGATGCCAAGCGCTTTTCAGAGACCTGCCAAAGAGAG GTAAAATTGAAGGTGAGCAGGTCACTCAAATTGATGAGAGGTGCTGCAATCCGTACTAGAAAGCTTGCTAGGGACATGCTAATATTCTGGAAAAGAGTGGATAAGGAGcag GCGGAactgaggaagaaagaagaaagggatGCAGCTGAAGCACTGAAGCGTGAGGAAGAGCTCCGTGAAGCAAAGAGACAGCAGCAGAGGCTCAACTTTCTCTTATCACAAACAGAACTGTATAGTCATTTTATGCAGAATAAATCTACTGCACAACCTGCCGAAATCTTATCTCTGGCACAAGATGAATCTAAAGCTCCAGAAGTGGCACCAATCCTTGGAGATGTCAAaccagaagaggaagaagatcctgaGGAAGCTGAATTAAAAAGAGAAGCTTTGAGGACAGCTCAACAAGCTGTCTCCCAGCAAAAGAAGATAACAAACGAATTTGATAACGAATGTTTGAAGCTGCGTCAAGCTGCTGAAGCTATTGCTCCAGCAGATGATTCATCCATTGCAGGGTCTAGTGACATAGACCTACTTAACCC CTCGACCATGCCCGTAAAATCGACTGTGCAGACGCCAGAGTTGTTCAAAGGCACTCTTAAAGAATATCAGTTAAAGGGATTGCAGTGGCTGGTTAATTGTTATGAGCAG GGTTTGAATGGTATCCTCGCTGATGAAATGGGCCTTGGAAAGACCATCCAAGCAATGGCATTCTTGGCTCATTTAGCTGAG GAGAAGAATATATGGGGTCCCTTTCTGGTGGTTGCACCATCATCTGTCTTGAACAATTGGGCTGATGAAATTAGTAGATTTTGTCCTGATCTGAAAACACTTCCATACTGGGGTGGGCTTCAAGAAAGAATGGtacttagaaaaaatatcaaccCTAAGCGACTATATCGAAG gGAGGCTGGGTTTCACATACTAATTACTAGCTACCAGTTGCTTGTGACTGATGAAAAGTACTTACGGCGTGTGAAATGGCAGTATATGGTGTTAGATGAAGCCCAGGCAATAAAGAGTTCAAACAG TATTCGGTGGAAGACATTACTCAGCTTTAACTGTAGAAATCGCTTGCTGCTGACTGGAACGCCCATACAAAATAACATGGCTGAACTGTGGGCTCTTCTTCATTTCATTATGCCTACTTTGTTTGACAGCCATGAGCAGTTCAATGAATGGTTTTCAAAAGG AATTGAGAGCCATGCAGAACATGGAGGCACTCTGAATGAGCATCAGCTTAATAGACTG CATGCAGTTCTAAAGCCTTTTATGTTGCGTCGGGTTAAGAAAGATGTCATAACAGAGATGACTGGGAAGACAGAAGTCACAGTTCACTGTAATTTGAGTTCCCGGCAGCAAGCTTTTTATCGAGCTATAAAGAACAAGATATCCCTAGCTGAGCTGTTTGATGGTAGTCGTGGTCATCTAAATGAGAAGAAGATGGTTAATTTGATGAACATAGTTATTCAATTACGAAAG GTGTGCAACCATCCGGAGTTATTTGAGCGTAATGAGGGAAGTTCATATTTTTACTTTGCGGATATCCCaaattctcttcttcctcctccatttGGGGAACTGGAAGATATACACTATGCAGGAGATTGGAATCCTATAACATATAAG GTGCCTAAGTTGGTCCATCGAGAGATCATCCAAAATGCTGAAATGCCATCTTCAGTTTTTGGGAATGACATTCAGCATGGGTCTTTCAGGAGACTCTTTAATATATTTTCACCAGATATCATTTATCAGTCTACAGTGCCAAAATATGGATGCTCAAATGAGTCTTGCATGAGTACTGGAGCTTTTGGATTTACTCGTTTGATAAATTTATCCGTGGCAGAAGCTTCGTTTTTAGCTAATTGTTCTGTACTTGAAAGGTTGGTATTTTCTGTAATGAGGTGGGATAGACAGTTTATTGATGATTTGTTGGACCTATCCATGTATCCAGAAGGTGATGATCTTCAATACAATCACCTGGGTAAAGAAACAGTAAGGGCTGTCGCACGGATGTTGCTGCTGCCAACAAAATCTGAGGCAAGCTTACTGAGAAGAAGGCTTGCAACCGGTCCAGGTGATGACCCATATGAGGCATTAGTCACCTCTCATCAGGATAGATTCATATCCAATATCAGACTTCTGCATGCAGTATATACTTTCATTCCACGAGCCAGAGCTCCACCT ATTAATGCTCGCTGCTCTAACAGGAGCTTTGCCTACCAAATGGTTGAGGAATTTCACCATCCTTGGACAAAAAAACTGTTTGTTGGATTTGCTCGTACTTCTGAGTTTAATGGTCCCCGAAAGCCTATTGATCCTCATCATTTAATAGAAGAGATGTCTTCAGAGTCACATGGTCAGCCTCTTCTTGAGCTCCCATACAGCATATTTGGTTCCTCTCCACCGATGCGAAGCTTCGATCCTGCTAAAATGCTCACG GATTCTGGAAAGCTTCAGACACTGGATATATTATTGAAACGCCTTCGGGCCGAAAATCATCGCGTGCTTTTGTTTGCACAAATGACAAAAATGTTGAATATTCTTGAG GATTATATGAATTACAGAAAATACAAATATTTTAGACTTGATGGATCATCTGGTATCATGGATCGCCGTGACATGGTTAGAGACTTCCAGCGTCG GAATGACATTTTTGTATTCCTGCTGAGCACTAGAGCTGGAGGACTTGGAATCAATCTGACAGCTGCTGACACTGTAATCTTCTATGAAAGTGACTGGAATCCAACATTAGATCTACAGGCAATGGATAGGGCACATCGGCTGGGGCAGACAAAGGAG GTTACTGTTTATAGACTAATATGCAAGGAGACAGTTGAAGAAAAGATTTTGCAAAGAGCAAGCCAGAAGAATACTGTACAACAGCTGGTCATGACAGGCGGCCATGTGCAGGGTGAAATTTTGAAGCCTGAGGATGTTGTTTCTCTACTTCTTGATGATGCGCAGTTAGAGCAGAAACTGAGAGAAATACCCCTGCAG GCCAAGGACAGGCAGAAGAAAAAACGAGTAACAAAAGGTATACGTGTAGATGCAGAAGGTGATGTGTCTTTGGAAGACTTCACACAGGACGCAGAATATGAACCAGAGAATCCAACTAACAAAAAG AGGAAATCAGATTCTCAAAAGAAAACTCCTCCAAAGCCACAGAATTCTCTGAAAACTGCCAAGCATGCAGATCTGCCTGTGGAGATGGATGAACCAAGCCCAAGTGGATACGAGGGTCAGGGCATGCAACAGAGGCTAAAAAGACCGAAGAGGCCTACGAAGAGTGTCAATGAGAACCTTGAACCTGCTTTCAACTCCACGGCCGGCACACTCACCACTAACTCTTTCCAGTATCAGCCATCATCATATGAATTTAACCCTGGTGACTATGGGGCTGGTGTACAGGAAGAAGTGCCATTTCATGCTCATTCTCCAGCATGA
- the LOC105045339 gene encoding chromatin-remodeling ATPase INO80 isoform X4, whose product MDPRRHHKNPSNGLSYSKLFDLESLMNFQVPQPEDDFDNYGYSSLDESRSSEGQGAMLDCCNGAIITRSSGLSRRRKRRLVETEAALNSSMQKDADSNDEDDEQYESRITEDQYRAMLGEHIQKYRRVRFRDSSSGLASARMAMQCPKRNHSAKVGKFSSEPILSAKEEVALHEIERSLEHYEADFDSEYCGGSRFASSLDSAYLDIGEGITYRIPPTYDQLVTTLNLPSFSDIWVEEHFLKGTLDLRSLATMVATDRRFEARNRSWLAEPQPQYESLQARLKALSSGNLNQKFTLQVCDVGLDPFSVPEGAAGRIRRSITSESGTLQVYYVKVLEKGDTYEIIERSLPKKQIVKKDPSVIEKEELEKIGKVWVNIARRDIPKYHRLFTNFHKKQLADAKRFSETCQREVKLKVSRSLKLMRGAAIRTRKLARDMLIFWKRVDKEQAELRKKEERDAAEALKREEELREAKRQQQRLNFLLSQTELYSHFMQNKSTAQPAEILSLAQDESKAPEVAPILGDVKPEEEEDPEEAELKREALRTAQQAVSQQKKITNEFDNECLKLRQAAEAIAPADDSSIAGSSDIDLLNPSTMPVKSTVQTPELFKGTLKEYQLKGLQWLVNCYEQGLNGILADEMGLGKTIQAMAFLAHLAEEKNIWGPFLVVAPSSVLNNWADEISRFCPDLKTLPYWGGLQERMVLRKNINPKRLYRREAGFHILITSYQLLVTDEKYLRRVKWQYMVLDEAQAIKSSNSIRWKTLLSFNCRNRLLLTGTPIQNNMAELWALLHFIMPTLFDSHEQFNEWFSKGIESHAEHGGTLNEHQLNRLHAVLKPFMLRRVKKDVITEMTGKTEVTVHCNLSSRQQAFYRAIKNKISLAELFDGSRGHLNEKKMVNLMNIVIQLRKVCNHPELFERNEGSSYFYFADIPNSLLPPPFGELEDIHYAGDWNPITYKVPKLVHREIIQNAEMPSSVFGNDIQHGSFRRLFNIFSPDIIYQSTVPKYGCSNESCMSTGAFGFTRLINLSVAEASFLANCSVLERLVFSVMRWDRQFIDDLLDLSMYPEGDDLQYNHLGKETVRAVARMLLLPTKSEASLLRRRLATGPGDDPYEALVTSHQDRFISNIRLLHAVYTFIPRARAPPINARCSNRSFAYQMVEEFHHPWTKKLFVGFARTSEFNGPRKPIDPHHLIEEMSSESHGQPLLELPYSIFGSSPPMRSFDPAKMLTDSGKLQTLDILLKRLRAENHRVLLFAQMTKMLNILEDYMNYRKYKYFRLDGSSGIMDRRDMVRDFQRRNDIFVFLLSTRAGGLGINLTAADTVIFYESDWNPTLDLQAMDRAHRLGQTKEDALPLCWSHGPARSSSTW is encoded by the exons ATGGACCCGCGGCGCCACCACAAGAATCCAAGCAACGGCCTCTCCTACTCCAAACTCTTCGATCTCGAG TCTTTGATGAACTTTCAAGTTCCCCAGCCAGAagatgattttgataattacggCTATAGTAGTCTGGATGAGAGCAGAAGTAGTGAAG GTCAAGGCGCCATGCTGGACTGTTGTAATGGAGCCATCATCACTAGGTCTTCAGGCTTGAGTAGGAGGCGGAAGAGGCGTTTAGTTGAGACTGAGGCTGCTTTGAACTCTTCCATGCAGAAAGATGCTGATAGCAATGATGAGGATGATGAGCAGTATGAATCGCGAATCACTGAGGATCAGTACCGTGCAATGCTTGGTGAGCATATACAAAAGTATAGGAGAGTGAGGTTTCGGGATTCCTCATCAGGGTTGGCTTCTGCTCGGATGGCAATGCAATGTCCAAAACGCAATCATAGTGCAAAGGTGGGGAAGTTCAGTAGTGAGCCTATACTTTCTGCTAAGGAAGAGGTAGCACTGCATGAGATTGAAAGGTCACTGGAGCATTATGAAGCAGATTTTGATTCGGAATATTGTGGGGGAAGCAGGTTTGCTTCATCTCTTGATTCGGCTTATTTAGATATCGGGGAGGGTATCACATATAGGATACCTCCAACTTATGATCAGCTTGTGACTACCCTAAATCTGCCAAGTTTTTCAGACATTTGGGTAGAGGAGCATTTCCTAAAGGGTACATTGGATTTACGATCTCTGGCAACTATGGTTGCCACAGATCGAAGGTTTGAGGCTCGGAATCGAAGTTGGTTGGCTGAGCCTCAACCACAGTATGAATCACTTCAGGCCAGGTTAAAAGCACTTTCATCTGGAAATTTGAATCAGAAGTTCACTCTTCAAGTATGTGATGTTGGCCTGGATCCCTTTTCAGTTCCAGAAGGAGCAGCTGGGAGGATACGACGGTCGATTACATCTGAATCTGGTACCTTACAGGTTTATTATGTTAAAGTCTTGGAAAAGGGAGACACATATGAG ATTATTGAGCGCAGCTTGCCTAAGAAGCAAATAGTGAAGAAAGATCCTTCAGTAATTGAGAAAGAGGAGCTGGAGAAGATTGGGAAAGTCTGGGTTAATATTGCGAGACGAGACATTCCAAAGTATCATAGGTTATTTACTAATTTTCACAAGAAACAGCTTGCTGATGCCAAGCGCTTTTCAGAGACCTGCCAAAGAGAG GTAAAATTGAAGGTGAGCAGGTCACTCAAATTGATGAGAGGTGCTGCAATCCGTACTAGAAAGCTTGCTAGGGACATGCTAATATTCTGGAAAAGAGTGGATAAGGAGcag GCGGAactgaggaagaaagaagaaagggatGCAGCTGAAGCACTGAAGCGTGAGGAAGAGCTCCGTGAAGCAAAGAGACAGCAGCAGAGGCTCAACTTTCTCTTATCACAAACAGAACTGTATAGTCATTTTATGCAGAATAAATCTACTGCACAACCTGCCGAAATCTTATCTCTGGCACAAGATGAATCTAAAGCTCCAGAAGTGGCACCAATCCTTGGAGATGTCAAaccagaagaggaagaagatcctgaGGAAGCTGAATTAAAAAGAGAAGCTTTGAGGACAGCTCAACAAGCTGTCTCCCAGCAAAAGAAGATAACAAACGAATTTGATAACGAATGTTTGAAGCTGCGTCAAGCTGCTGAAGCTATTGCTCCAGCAGATGATTCATCCATTGCAGGGTCTAGTGACATAGACCTACTTAACCC CTCGACCATGCCCGTAAAATCGACTGTGCAGACGCCAGAGTTGTTCAAAGGCACTCTTAAAGAATATCAGTTAAAGGGATTGCAGTGGCTGGTTAATTGTTATGAGCAG GGTTTGAATGGTATCCTCGCTGATGAAATGGGCCTTGGAAAGACCATCCAAGCAATGGCATTCTTGGCTCATTTAGCTGAG GAGAAGAATATATGGGGTCCCTTTCTGGTGGTTGCACCATCATCTGTCTTGAACAATTGGGCTGATGAAATTAGTAGATTTTGTCCTGATCTGAAAACACTTCCATACTGGGGTGGGCTTCAAGAAAGAATGGtacttagaaaaaatatcaaccCTAAGCGACTATATCGAAG gGAGGCTGGGTTTCACATACTAATTACTAGCTACCAGTTGCTTGTGACTGATGAAAAGTACTTACGGCGTGTGAAATGGCAGTATATGGTGTTAGATGAAGCCCAGGCAATAAAGAGTTCAAACAG TATTCGGTGGAAGACATTACTCAGCTTTAACTGTAGAAATCGCTTGCTGCTGACTGGAACGCCCATACAAAATAACATGGCTGAACTGTGGGCTCTTCTTCATTTCATTATGCCTACTTTGTTTGACAGCCATGAGCAGTTCAATGAATGGTTTTCAAAAGG AATTGAGAGCCATGCAGAACATGGAGGCACTCTGAATGAGCATCAGCTTAATAGACTG CATGCAGTTCTAAAGCCTTTTATGTTGCGTCGGGTTAAGAAAGATGTCATAACAGAGATGACTGGGAAGACAGAAGTCACAGTTCACTGTAATTTGAGTTCCCGGCAGCAAGCTTTTTATCGAGCTATAAAGAACAAGATATCCCTAGCTGAGCTGTTTGATGGTAGTCGTGGTCATCTAAATGAGAAGAAGATGGTTAATTTGATGAACATAGTTATTCAATTACGAAAG GTGTGCAACCATCCGGAGTTATTTGAGCGTAATGAGGGAAGTTCATATTTTTACTTTGCGGATATCCCaaattctcttcttcctcctccatttGGGGAACTGGAAGATATACACTATGCAGGAGATTGGAATCCTATAACATATAAG GTGCCTAAGTTGGTCCATCGAGAGATCATCCAAAATGCTGAAATGCCATCTTCAGTTTTTGGGAATGACATTCAGCATGGGTCTTTCAGGAGACTCTTTAATATATTTTCACCAGATATCATTTATCAGTCTACAGTGCCAAAATATGGATGCTCAAATGAGTCTTGCATGAGTACTGGAGCTTTTGGATTTACTCGTTTGATAAATTTATCCGTGGCAGAAGCTTCGTTTTTAGCTAATTGTTCTGTACTTGAAAGGTTGGTATTTTCTGTAATGAGGTGGGATAGACAGTTTATTGATGATTTGTTGGACCTATCCATGTATCCAGAAGGTGATGATCTTCAATACAATCACCTGGGTAAAGAAACAGTAAGGGCTGTCGCACGGATGTTGCTGCTGCCAACAAAATCTGAGGCAAGCTTACTGAGAAGAAGGCTTGCAACCGGTCCAGGTGATGACCCATATGAGGCATTAGTCACCTCTCATCAGGATAGATTCATATCCAATATCAGACTTCTGCATGCAGTATATACTTTCATTCCACGAGCCAGAGCTCCACCT ATTAATGCTCGCTGCTCTAACAGGAGCTTTGCCTACCAAATGGTTGAGGAATTTCACCATCCTTGGACAAAAAAACTGTTTGTTGGATTTGCTCGTACTTCTGAGTTTAATGGTCCCCGAAAGCCTATTGATCCTCATCATTTAATAGAAGAGATGTCTTCAGAGTCACATGGTCAGCCTCTTCTTGAGCTCCCATACAGCATATTTGGTTCCTCTCCACCGATGCGAAGCTTCGATCCTGCTAAAATGCTCACG GATTCTGGAAAGCTTCAGACACTGGATATATTATTGAAACGCCTTCGGGCCGAAAATCATCGCGTGCTTTTGTTTGCACAAATGACAAAAATGTTGAATATTCTTGAG GATTATATGAATTACAGAAAATACAAATATTTTAGACTTGATGGATCATCTGGTATCATGGATCGCCGTGACATGGTTAGAGACTTCCAGCGTCG GAATGACATTTTTGTATTCCTGCTGAGCACTAGAGCTGGAGGACTTGGAATCAATCTGACAGCTGCTGACACTGTAATCTTCTATGAAAGTGACTGGAATCCAACATTAGATCTACAGGCAATGGATAGGGCACATCGGCTGGGGCAGACAAAGGAG GATGCATTGCCACTTTGCTGGAGTCATGGGCCAGCACGATCTTCTTCTACATGgtaa